One window from the genome of Bufo bufo chromosome 4, aBufBuf1.1, whole genome shotgun sequence encodes:
- the LOC120999332 gene encoding gastrula zinc finger protein XlCGF71.1-like, whose protein sequence is MPATQIQKPFSCLECGKCFIDKSILVKHQRSHTGEKPFSCLECGKCFTDKSTLVKHQRIHTGEKPFSCLECGKCFIDKSFLVTHQRSHTGENTFSCFECGKCFTHKSHLVAHERIHTGEKPFSCSECEKHFISKSELVRHQRTHTGEKPFLCSECGKCFTNKSTLVAHERIHTGKKPFSCSECEKHFNCKSYLVAHERTHTGEKPFSCSECLKCFTNKSALVKHQRI, encoded by the exons ATGCCTGCAACACAGATTCA gaagccattttcttgtttagaatgtgggaaatgttttattgataaatcaattcttgttaaacatcaaagaagtcacacaggggagaagccattttcttgtttagaatgtgggaaatgttttactgatAAATCAACTCTTGTTAAACATCAA agaattcacacaggggagaagccattttcttgtttagaatgtgggaaatgttttattgatAAATCatttcttgttacacatcagagaagtcacacaggggagaatacATTTTCTTGttttgaatgtgggaaatgttttactcataaatcacatcttgttgcacatgagagaattcacacaggggagaagccattttcatgttcagaatgtgaaaaacatTTTATCTCTAAATCAgaacttgttagacatcagagaactcacacaggggagaagccatttttatgttcagaatgtgggaaatgttttactaatAAATCAACTCTTGttgcacatgagagaattcatacagggaagaagccattttcatgttcagaatgtgaaaaacatttcaactgtaaatcatatcttgttgcacatgagagaactcacacaggggagaagccattttcatgttcagaatgtttgAAATGTTTTACTaataaatcagctcttgttaaacatcagagaatt